A stretch of Candidatus Brocadiaceae bacterium DNA encodes these proteins:
- a CDS encoding metalloregulator ArsR/SmtB family transcription factor: MNKLDIRDKAEVLKLLGHSTRLLILEELAKGAKCVTDIQDLLDIEQSNLSQHLSVLRKLKIVDFHEDGSLRCYYIIRPQMVDALFQFISGKYPIVKRACEEVRKEGEKRRAKR, encoded by the coding sequence ATGAATAAATTAGACATAAGAGATAAGGCAGAGGTTCTAAAGCTCCTGGGACATTCCACCAGACTGTTGATATTGGAAGAGCTGGCTAAAGGTGCTAAATGTGTAACTGATATACAAGACTTATTGGACATTGAACAGTCTAACCTTTCCCAACATCTTTCAGTGCTGCGCAAGCTTAAGATTGTAGATTTCCATGAGGACGGATCTCTTCGTTGTTACTACATTATACGACCCCAAATGGTAGATGCGCTATTTCAGTTTATTTCAGGGAAATACCCAATTGTAAAACGGGCATGTGAAGAAGTTCGAAAAGAGGGTGAAAAACGACGGGCAAAAAGATAA